From Harpia harpyja isolate bHarHar1 chromosome 19, bHarHar1 primary haplotype, whole genome shotgun sequence, one genomic window encodes:
- the TMEM268 gene encoding transmembrane protein 268 isoform X3 produces MVLSMDNNCSATSFDMELCAEKLKSLGVQVAEDQWRRLIQDAVLKPEVRRYMFYNSRAFQIAIAVVFYMSLWTNIYSTVQLCSFGRYWEASVLVTLAAVAVTVVVILVIDCRQRKINVNTDVRLAAVNEIFIKHGLIVGITDALDGPHNILQLWFVHFSPERCLQSLAAHITDLQRMQESGLQHSLDQICVVMEAVVRPDLETEEEALREESPLLSSGVNPNKEPVTCNELLHLVPKGPPEVMAQQLLVIFSGCYVRLLVTGRLPRAVAGGHLEHSSVPCLCQFIKTTALNTHRSWFMGR; encoded by the exons ATGGTGCTCAGCATGGACAACAACTGCTCAGCCACCTCCTTTGACATGGAGCTTTGTGCAGAGAAATTGAAGTCCCTTGGGGTTCAG GTGGCAGAGGATCAGTGGAGAAGGTTAATCCAGGACGCTGTCCTGAAGCCTGAAGTGAGACGGTACATGTTCTACAACTCCAGGGCATTCCAGATAGCCATCGCCGTG GTTTTCTACATGTCTCTCTGGACAAACATTTACTCCACAGTCCAGCTGTGTTCCTTCGGACGCTACTGGGAGGCCAGCGTGCTGGTGACCCTGGCTGCTGTAGCAGTCACTGTAGTTGTGATACTGGTTATCGATTGTCGCCAGAGGAAG ATAAACGTGAATACAGATGTGAGGCTGGCAGCTGTCAATGAAATCTTTATCAAACATGGTTTAATAGTAGGGATAACAGATGCTCTGGATGGGCCACACAACATTCTACAA CTGTGGTTCGTGCACTTCAGCCCGGAGCGCTGCCTCCAGTCCTTGGCAGCCCACATCACGGACCTGCAGAGGATGCAAGAG TCAGGCTTGCAGCACAGCCTGGACCAGATCTGTGTGGTTATGGAGGCGGTGGTTCGGCCTGACCTGGAGACGGAGGAGGAGGCTTTGCGTGAAGAGTCCCCTCTTTTATCCAGTGGAGTGAATCCAAATAAAGAGCCCGTGACATGCAACGAGCTGCTCCACCTCGTTCCCAAGGGCCCACCAGAG GTGATGGCCCAGCAGCTCCTGGTTATCTTCAGCGGATGCTATGTCCGGCTCCTGGTCACCGGCCGTCTCCCTCGGGCCGTGGCAGGGGGGCACCTGGAGCACAGCAGCGTGCCCTGTCTCTGCCAGTTCATCAAGACCACCGCGCTCAACACACACCGGAGCTGGTTCATGGGCAGGTGA
- the TMEM268 gene encoding transmembrane protein 268 isoform X2, with amino-acid sequence MMRMKDISGREGEERPNGQVFMVLSMDNNCSATSFDMELCAEKLKSLGVQVAEDQWRRLIQDAVLKPEVRRYMFYNSRAFQIAIAVVFYMSLWTNIYSTVQLCSFGRYWEASVLVTLAAVAVTVVVILVIDCRQRKINVNTDVRLAAVNEIFIKHGLIVGITDALDGPHNILQLWFVHFSPERCLQSLAAHITDLQRMQESGLQHSLDQICVVMEAVVRPDLETEEEALREESPLLSSGVNPNKEPVTCNELLHLVPKGPPEVMAQQLLVIFSGCYVRLLVTGRLPRAVAGGHLEHSSVPCLCQFIKTTALNTHRSWFMGR; translated from the exons AACGCCCCAATGGCCAGGTATTCATGGTGCTCAGCATGGACAACAACTGCTCAGCCACCTCCTTTGACATGGAGCTTTGTGCAGAGAAATTGAAGTCCCTTGGGGTTCAG GTGGCAGAGGATCAGTGGAGAAGGTTAATCCAGGACGCTGTCCTGAAGCCTGAAGTGAGACGGTACATGTTCTACAACTCCAGGGCATTCCAGATAGCCATCGCCGTG GTTTTCTACATGTCTCTCTGGACAAACATTTACTCCACAGTCCAGCTGTGTTCCTTCGGACGCTACTGGGAGGCCAGCGTGCTGGTGACCCTGGCTGCTGTAGCAGTCACTGTAGTTGTGATACTGGTTATCGATTGTCGCCAGAGGAAG ATAAACGTGAATACAGATGTGAGGCTGGCAGCTGTCAATGAAATCTTTATCAAACATGGTTTAATAGTAGGGATAACAGATGCTCTGGATGGGCCACACAACATTCTACAA CTGTGGTTCGTGCACTTCAGCCCGGAGCGCTGCCTCCAGTCCTTGGCAGCCCACATCACGGACCTGCAGAGGATGCAAGAG TCAGGCTTGCAGCACAGCCTGGACCAGATCTGTGTGGTTATGGAGGCGGTGGTTCGGCCTGACCTGGAGACGGAGGAGGAGGCTTTGCGTGAAGAGTCCCCTCTTTTATCCAGTGGAGTGAATCCAAATAAAGAGCCCGTGACATGCAACGAGCTGCTCCACCTCGTTCCCAAGGGCCCACCAGAG GTGATGGCCCAGCAGCTCCTGGTTATCTTCAGCGGATGCTATGTCCGGCTCCTGGTCACCGGCCGTCTCCCTCGGGCCGTGGCAGGGGGGCACCTGGAGCACAGCAGCGTGCCCTGTCTCTGCCAGTTCATCAAGACCACCGCGCTCAACACACACCGGAGCTGGTTCATGGGCAGGTGA